The genomic stretch ATTCCGAAGAATCATGCTCAAATTCAGGTATCGAAATCGTTCCTATGACAGTTACCGAATATGCATATAACTCAAAATGGATTATTGCTAAATCTTCTGCATCAAGACAAACGTCGGAAAATAGATATTGGATTGTTGACAAAAGTTTCAAAGTAAAAATCATACAAGACAACGACAGTACAATTAACGTTATCAAGGCACACGTTTTCGGACCTTTCGATTCGACAAATTTTGTTCAATTATTATTTGCTAAAGACATTAAATTAAAACTTAAAAAGGTTCAATCAAATTAACAAAAGCACGTTTAATCAACTAAACCTGCAGCCAACATCGGGTTTTGCGTCAACTTGGGCTGGACAAACAATCTTCAGCAGCGGTTCACTAACAATCATTGGCTATGGGGGCGACCGTTTGGCAGACGAAATTTCGTTTGGCTTTTGCAATTCATTTACTAATTTACATCCGGGCATGGGCGGACACAGCAACAAATACCCAAGCTGCGCAAAGCCCCGCCCGTTATGTGCAATTTTTAACGCACACCTCACAACTCTTTCGCATAATTTTATTGACACTTTAAAAATGACAATATGGAACCGAATAGAAGACTTTGGCTAAAGCAAATTGGTTTAGGTGTTGCTGGCATCGGACTTGCAAACTTTAAATCTTTTGCATCACCGGCACAGGATTTTTTTAAATTTAGTCCCAACGACTTGCCAATTAAATTAAACTCAAACGAAAATCCTTATGGACCTTCTCCTTTGGCAAGAACCGCAATGATTGACAATATAAATATTAGCAACAGATATAATTGGCAACTTACCACAGAACTAATTGACACACTTGCCAAAAAGAATAATGTTACTGCTGACAATATTTTAATGGGTGCAGGTTCGACAGAAATTATAGATTTAGTTGCCAGATTTTCAGCATTAGAAAAAGGCAGTCTTATTATTGCAGATCCAAGCTATGCTTATTGGACAGACACAGCCCAAAAGTTAGGGCTCACAAAAATTACAGTGCCACTAACCGCAGACAAAAAACTTGATTTAGATGCTATGCTTAACTCTATTAAGCCAGACACAAAATTAATTTATGTATGTAATCCAAACAATCCTACAGGAACAATTTGCGACAGGAACAAACTAATATATGTTATAAACGATGCAACAAAGAAAGCAACTAGCAGGTGCAAGAATTGGCTACGCCATTGCAAATACCAAAACTCTCGAACAACTTAGCGAACTACAATCTTGGGTAAATGGAAGTATTAGTGTACCATCTACAGCGGCAGCATTAGCATCTTTGAAAGACGAAAAATTTGTATCAGAAACTTATACATTAAATCAAAAAGCAAGGAAATATACAATTGTACAACTTGAAAAATTAAATCTTGTTTGCATTCATTCTTATTCAAACTTCATTTACTTCTCATTGACAAACTATAAAAAAGATTTTTTTCAACAACTAAAGACTAACAATATAATCGGAACAAAAATATACGAAGAACAAGGCAAGTGGACACGAATTACAGTTGGGACAATGCAAGAAATGCAAAAGTTCATAAGTACGATAGAATAAAACTGCACATAACATCGGGTTTTGTGCAACTTGGGCAAGACCAGCAATTTTTCAGCTTCAGTCCGCTACCAATCATCGGCTATGGGGTTGACCGTTAACTAATTATTTTTTCGTTTGGCTTTTGCATTTCATTTCTTAATTTACATTGTGGTGGGGGCGGACACAGCAACAAATACCCAAGCTGCACAAAGCCCCGCCCGTTAGCTGTAACCTTTTACGAACATCAGCAGTTATCTTATTCA from Chitinophagaceae bacterium encodes the following:
- a CDS encoding DUF3997 domain-containing protein → MAFAFHFLIYIVAGSDTATNTQAAQSPARWLQVFRPVPKSEIDNNNLMQIKIMLLLFGLQFLYNSCCPFIKEESLGNNFYLSEYDNVDRRVLYSEESCSNSGIEIVPMTVTEYAYNSKWIIAKSSASRQTSENRYWIVDKSFKVKIIQDNDSTINVIKAHVFGPFDSTNFVQLLFAKDIKLKLKKVQSN